The following are from one region of the Actinoplanes sp. L3-i22 genome:
- the pyrE gene encoding orotate phosphoribosyltransferase, whose protein sequence is MTDSIDLARQVRSVSRLTGEFTLRSGRIANEYFDKYQFEADPVLLDRLAERLAVLIPDGTEVLAGLEMGGIAVVTALARHAQLPTAFVRKEAKKYGTARLVEGAEIAGRRVLVVEDVVTSGGQVVISTGELRKLGAHVDHALCVIDRQEGGSQALAADGITLRALLTRADLDAAAS, encoded by the coding sequence GTGACTGACTCCATCGACCTCGCCCGCCAGGTGCGTTCCGTGAGCCGCCTGACCGGCGAATTCACGCTGCGTTCCGGCCGCATCGCCAACGAATACTTCGACAAGTACCAGTTCGAGGCCGACCCGGTGCTGCTCGACCGGCTCGCCGAGCGGCTCGCCGTGCTGATCCCGGACGGCACCGAGGTGCTCGCCGGCCTGGAGATGGGCGGCATCGCGGTGGTCACCGCGCTCGCCCGGCACGCCCAGCTGCCGACCGCCTTCGTCCGCAAGGAGGCGAAGAAGTACGGCACCGCCCGGCTCGTCGAGGGCGCCGAGATCGCCGGCCGCCGCGTGCTGGTCGTCGAGGACGTGGTGACCTCCGGCGGCCAGGTCGTCATCTCCACCGGCGAGCTACGCAAACTCGGCGCGCACGTGGACCACGCGCTCTGCGTGATCGACCGGCAGGAGGGCGGCTCCCAGGCCCTGGCCGCCGACGGCATCACCCTCCGCGCCCTGCTCACCCGCGCCGACCTGGACGCCGCCGCGTCCTGA
- the leuA gene encoding 2-isopropylmalate synthase has protein sequence MSTFADNSQRASSMPFQRYESYQKQFSIPLPDRQWPSRVVEKAPRWCAVDLRDGNQALIDPMSPDRKRRMFMLLVKMGYKEIEVGFPAASQTDFDFVRQLIEQDLIPDDVTIQVLVQCREHLIDRTFESIRGAKRAIVHFYNSTSVLQRRVVFGLDKDGITDIATTGARLCQKYAEIHTPDTEIFYEYSPESYTGTELEYALEICSAVIDVIDPTPARPLIINLPATVEMATPNVYADSIEWMHRNLPRRDSVILSLHPHNDRGTAVAAAELGLLAGADRIEGCLFGNGERTGNVDLVTLGLNVFSQGIDPQIDFSNIDEIKRSVEYCNQLPVHERHPYAGDLVYTAFSGSHQDAIKKGFTALQADADSAGVEIDSFTWGVPYLPIDPKDVGRTYEAVIRVNSQSGKGGVAYIMKEEHKLDMPRRLQIEFSGVVQHHTDEEGGEVSPQQMWDIFAQEYLVEHQLASAFKVQTYSTATVDGKVEIDVEVIHRGMRRPLVGVGNGPIDAFTQAVEPLGIKARVLDYQEHALTSGGDAQAAAYVEVEVGDRAFWGVGIDANIVSASIKAVTSAINRAR, from the coding sequence ATGTCCACGTTCGCCGATAATTCGCAGCGCGCCAGCTCGATGCCGTTCCAGCGGTACGAGTCGTACCAGAAGCAGTTCTCGATCCCCCTGCCCGATCGGCAGTGGCCGAGCCGGGTCGTCGAGAAGGCCCCGCGCTGGTGCGCGGTCGACCTGCGCGACGGCAACCAGGCCCTGATCGACCCGATGTCCCCGGACCGCAAGCGGCGGATGTTCATGCTGCTGGTGAAGATGGGTTACAAGGAGATCGAGGTCGGCTTCCCGGCGGCCAGCCAGACCGACTTCGACTTCGTCCGCCAGCTGATCGAGCAGGACCTGATCCCGGACGACGTCACCATCCAGGTGCTGGTGCAGTGCCGCGAGCACCTGATCGACCGGACCTTCGAGTCGATCCGCGGCGCCAAGCGCGCCATCGTGCACTTCTACAACTCGACCTCGGTGCTGCAGCGGCGGGTGGTCTTCGGCCTGGACAAGGACGGGATCACCGACATCGCGACGACCGGCGCCCGGCTCTGCCAGAAGTACGCGGAGATCCACACCCCGGACACCGAGATCTTCTACGAGTACTCGCCGGAGTCCTACACGGGCACCGAGCTGGAGTACGCGCTGGAGATCTGCTCCGCGGTGATCGACGTGATCGACCCGACCCCGGCCCGGCCGCTGATCATCAACCTGCCGGCCACCGTCGAGATGGCCACCCCGAACGTCTACGCCGACTCGATCGAGTGGATGCACCGGAACCTGCCCCGCCGGGACAGCGTGATCCTGAGCCTGCACCCGCACAACGACCGGGGCACCGCGGTGGCCGCCGCCGAGCTGGGCCTGCTGGCCGGGGCGGACCGGATCGAGGGCTGCCTGTTCGGCAACGGCGAGCGCACCGGCAACGTCGACCTGGTCACCCTGGGGCTGAACGTGTTCTCCCAGGGCATCGACCCGCAGATCGACTTCTCGAACATCGACGAGATCAAGCGCTCGGTGGAGTACTGCAACCAGCTGCCGGTGCACGAGCGGCACCCGTACGCGGGTGACCTGGTCTACACCGCGTTCTCCGGCTCGCACCAGGACGCGATCAAGAAGGGCTTCACCGCCCTGCAGGCCGACGCGGACTCGGCCGGCGTCGAGATCGACTCCTTCACCTGGGGCGTCCCCTACCTGCCGATCGACCCGAAGGACGTCGGCCGCACGTACGAGGCGGTCATCCGGGTCAACTCGCAGTCCGGCAAGGGCGGGGTGGCGTACATCATGAAGGAGGAGCACAAGCTCGACATGCCGCGGCGGCTGCAGATCGAGTTCTCCGGCGTGGTGCAGCACCACACCGACGAGGAGGGCGGCGAGGTCTCCCCGCAGCAGATGTGGGACATCTTCGCCCAGGAATACCTGGTCGAGCACCAGCTGGCCAGCGCGTTCAAGGTCCAGACGTACAGCACGGCCACGGTGGACGGCAAGGTCGAGATCGACGTCGAGGTGATCCACCGCGGCATGCGGCGCCCGCTGGTCGGCGTCGGCAACGGCCCGATCGACGCGTTCACCCAGGCGGTCGAGCCGCTGGGGATCAAGGCCCGGGTGCTGGACTACCAGGAGCACGCGCTCACGTCGGGTGGGGACGCGCAGGCCGCGGCGTACGTCGAGGTCGAGGTCGGGGACCGCGCGTTCTGGGGCGTCGGCATCGACGCCAACATCGTCAGCGCGTCGATCAAGGCTGTCACCAGCGCGATCAACCGCGCTCGCTGA
- a CDS encoding ABC transporter ATP-binding protein, producing MSENLLEVTGLQKHFPITKGLFKRQVGAVRAVDGIDLTVRSGETLGLVGESGCGKSTAGRLFTRILEPTGGKVLFEGQDISHRNMVQLRPLRRDVQMIFQDPYSSLNPRHTIGTIISAPLQIQNIPTPQGLKKAVQDLLELVGLNPEHYNRYPHEFSGGQRQRIGIARALALRPKLIIADEPVSALDVSIQAQVVNLLEDLQSEFDLTYVFIAHDLSVVRHISDRVAVMYLGKVMEIANRDDLYKSPRHPYTVALMSAVPVPDPVRRDRAQRNRVLLTGDVPSPINPPSGCRFRTRCWKAQDICATEEPPLVTRLDDPESHQTACHFPVVDDEAVAGRTPASAPA from the coding sequence ATGAGCGAGAACCTGCTCGAGGTGACCGGGCTGCAGAAACACTTCCCGATCACGAAGGGGCTGTTCAAGCGCCAGGTCGGCGCGGTCCGCGCGGTGGACGGCATCGACCTGACCGTCCGGTCCGGCGAGACGCTGGGCCTGGTCGGCGAGTCCGGCTGCGGCAAGTCGACGGCCGGCCGGCTCTTTACCCGGATCCTGGAGCCGACCGGTGGCAAGGTCCTCTTCGAGGGCCAGGACATCAGTCACCGGAACATGGTCCAGTTGCGGCCGCTGCGCCGGGACGTCCAGATGATCTTCCAGGACCCGTACTCGTCGCTGAACCCGCGGCACACCATCGGCACGATCATCTCCGCGCCGCTGCAGATCCAGAACATCCCGACCCCGCAGGGCCTGAAGAAGGCCGTGCAGGACCTGTTGGAGCTGGTCGGGCTCAACCCGGAGCACTACAACCGGTACCCGCACGAGTTCTCCGGCGGCCAGCGCCAGCGCATCGGCATCGCCCGGGCGCTCGCGCTGCGGCCGAAACTGATCATCGCCGACGAGCCGGTTTCCGCGCTCGACGTGTCGATCCAGGCGCAGGTGGTCAACCTGCTGGAGGACCTGCAGAGCGAGTTCGACCTGACCTACGTCTTCATCGCGCACGACCTGTCGGTGGTCAGGCACATCTCCGACCGCGTCGCCGTGATGTACCTCGGGAAGGTCATGGAGATCGCCAACCGCGACGATCTCTACAAGAGCCCGCGGCACCCGTACACCGTGGCGCTGATGTCGGCCGTCCCGGTGCCGGACCCGGTCCGGCGCGACCGCGCGCAGCGCAACCGGGTGCTGCTCACCGGCGACGTGCCGAGCCCGATCAACCCGCCGTCCGGCTGCCGGTTCCGCACCCGCTGCTGGAAGGCGCAGGACATCTGCGCGACCGAGGAGCCGCCGCTGGTCACGCGGCTGGACGACCCGGAGTCGCACCAGACCGCCTGCCACTTCCCGGTGGTCGACGACGAGGCGGTCGCGGGCCGCACGCCGGCCTCCGCGCCGGCTTAA
- a CDS encoding metallophosphoesterase produces MRKRSLITTAAALAAVGGATFAYASLVERNMFTLRRFDVPVLEPDAEPLRILHLSDLHMMPDQRRKQEWVAGLIGTDPDLVVVTGDNMASPYAVPGVLRALEPLLDVPGVFVFGSNDYRGPVFKNPLQYLLPDREYVQGVELPAEDLRAAFTDAGWADLNNARIVLKAGGRSIELAGVDDPHVERDDYPAVAGPISAGADLHLGVTHTPASRVLDPMAADGFELLLAGHTHGGQVCVPGYGALTTNCDLPTRMAKGLHRWPGSDAWLHVSAGLGTHPTAPIRFACRPEASILTLIPR; encoded by the coding sequence ATGCGTAAGCGCTCCCTTATTACCACCGCCGCCGCGCTGGCCGCCGTCGGCGGCGCGACGTTCGCCTATGCCTCCCTCGTCGAGCGGAACATGTTCACGCTCCGGCGCTTCGACGTGCCGGTCCTCGAGCCGGACGCGGAGCCGCTGCGCATCCTGCATCTGTCCGATCTGCACATGATGCCGGACCAGCGGCGCAAGCAGGAGTGGGTGGCCGGGCTGATCGGCACCGACCCGGACCTGGTCGTGGTCACCGGCGACAACATGGCCTCGCCGTACGCGGTGCCCGGCGTCCTGCGCGCCCTGGAACCCCTGCTCGACGTCCCCGGCGTGTTCGTCTTCGGCAGCAACGACTACCGCGGCCCGGTCTTCAAGAACCCCCTGCAGTACCTGCTCCCCGACCGGGAGTACGTGCAGGGCGTCGAGCTGCCCGCCGAGGACCTGCGCGCCGCGTTCACCGACGCCGGCTGGGCCGACCTGAACAACGCCCGCATCGTCCTGAAGGCCGGCGGCCGCTCGATCGAGCTGGCCGGTGTGGACGATCCGCACGTCGAGCGGGACGACTACCCCGCGGTGGCCGGCCCGATCAGCGCCGGCGCCGACCTGCACCTCGGGGTCACCCACACGCCGGCCTCCCGGGTGCTGGACCCGATGGCGGCGGACGGCTTCGAGCTGCTGCTGGCCGGGCACACGCACGGCGGCCAGGTGTGCGTGCCCGGCTACGGCGCCCTGACCACCAACTGCGACCTGCCCACCCGGATGGCGAAGGGCCTGCACCGCTGGCCCGGCTCGGACGCGTGGCTGCACGTCTCGGCCGGATTGGGCACACACCCGACCGCACCGATCCGCTTCGCCTGCCGCCCGGAGGCCTCGATCCTCACCCTGATCCCGCGCTGA
- a CDS encoding aspartate kinase, with protein sequence MALVVQKYGGSSVANAERIKRVAERIVAARKSGDDVVVVVSAMGDTTDELMDLANQVSPLPPGRELDMLLTSGERISMALLAMAIHNLGYEARSYTGSQAGVLTTSVHGKARIIDVTPGRLRTALDEGAIAIVAGFQGVSQDTKDITTLGRGGSDTTAVALAAALHADVCEIYTDVDGVFTADPRIVPDAQHIKKITYEEMLELAAGGAKVLMLRCVEYARRFKVPIHVRSSYSNKEGTLVTGSMEDPDVEQALITGVAHDRSEAKITIVGVPDEPGSAGRIFETVAQAEINIDMIVQNVSTEGTGRTDISFTLPKADGSTAMSALDKIKGQIKFKSLLFDDHVGKVSLIGAGMRSHPGVAASFFACIGEAGVNIEMISTSEIRVSVVCRDTDLDTAVRAVHDQFELGGAEEAVVYGGTGR encoded by the coding sequence GTGGCTCTTGTGGTGCAGAAGTACGGTGGCTCGTCGGTGGCGAACGCCGAGCGCATCAAGCGCGTGGCCGAGCGCATCGTGGCCGCCCGCAAGTCCGGTGACGACGTCGTCGTGGTCGTCTCCGCGATGGGCGACACCACCGACGAGCTGATGGACCTGGCCAACCAGGTCAGCCCGCTGCCGCCGGGCCGGGAACTGGACATGCTGCTCACCTCGGGCGAGCGGATCTCGATGGCGCTGCTGGCCATGGCGATCCACAACCTGGGTTACGAGGCGCGGTCCTACACCGGCTCCCAGGCCGGCGTGCTGACCACCTCGGTGCACGGCAAGGCCCGGATCATCGATGTGACCCCCGGCCGCCTGCGGACCGCGCTGGACGAGGGCGCCATCGCCATCGTCGCCGGCTTCCAGGGCGTGTCGCAGGACACCAAGGACATCACCACGCTCGGCCGGGGCGGGTCGGACACCACCGCGGTCGCGCTCGCCGCGGCGCTGCACGCCGACGTCTGCGAGATCTACACGGATGTGGACGGCGTCTTCACCGCCGACCCCCGGATCGTCCCGGACGCCCAGCACATCAAGAAGATCACCTACGAGGAGATGCTGGAGCTCGCGGCCGGCGGTGCGAAGGTGCTGATGTTGCGATGCGTGGAGTACGCGCGGCGCTTCAAGGTGCCGATCCACGTACGATCTTCGTACTCGAACAAAGAAGGCACGCTCGTCACCGGCTCGATGGAGGACCCTGACGTGGAACAAGCACTGATCACCGGGGTCGCGCACGACCGCAGCGAGGCCAAGATCACGATCGTCGGCGTGCCCGACGAGCCGGGTTCGGCCGGGCGGATCTTCGAGACCGTCGCGCAGGCCGAGATCAACATCGACATGATCGTGCAGAACGTGTCGACCGAGGGCACCGGCCGCACCGACATCTCGTTCACCCTGCCGAAGGCGGACGGGTCGACCGCGATGAGCGCCCTCGACAAGATCAAGGGCCAGATCAAGTTCAAGAGCCTGCTCTTCGACGACCACGTCGGCAAGGTCTCGCTGATCGGCGCCGGCATGCGCTCGCACCCGGGCGTCGCCGCCTCCTTCTTCGCCTGCATCGGTGAGGCCGGGGTGAACATCGAGATGATCTCCACGTCGGAGATCCGGGTCTCGGTCGTCTGCCGGGACACCGACCTCGACACCGCGGTCCGCGCCGTGCACGACCAGTTCGAGCTCGGCGGGGCCGAGGAGGCCGTCGTCTACGGCGGTACAGGCCGGTAA
- a CDS encoding DUF1524 domain-containing protein codes for MPPRNAVRWFLPFLITASLTAGCETVDAGDPGGTAPTSGSGSTSGAKPGSAKDAHALLGKLTVVAKTGTMAGYSREKFPHWKSTGKNCDVRDSVLERDGTKVKLSGCNVVAGTWKSLYDDKTVTTPGAVDIDHMVPLAAAWRSGAAAWTTDQREAFANDLDRPQLVAVSAGSNRSKGDQDPSTWKPPAQDAWCSYAQDWVTVKSYYKLNVTQKEKDALKDMLGTC; via the coding sequence GTGCCCCCACGTAACGCTGTTCGATGGTTCCTTCCGTTCCTGATCACCGCCTCCCTCACCGCCGGCTGCGAGACCGTCGACGCCGGTGATCCCGGTGGCACCGCGCCGACCAGCGGCTCGGGTTCCACCTCGGGTGCCAAACCGGGCTCCGCGAAGGACGCCCACGCGCTGCTCGGCAAGCTGACCGTCGTCGCCAAGACCGGGACGATGGCCGGCTACAGCCGGGAGAAGTTCCCGCACTGGAAGAGCACCGGCAAGAACTGCGACGTCCGGGACTCGGTGCTGGAGCGCGACGGCACCAAGGTGAAGCTCTCCGGCTGCAATGTGGTCGCCGGCACCTGGAAGAGCCTCTACGACGACAAGACCGTGACCACGCCGGGCGCGGTGGACATCGACCACATGGTCCCGCTGGCCGCCGCGTGGCGCTCGGGCGCCGCGGCGTGGACCACCGATCAGCGCGAGGCGTTCGCCAACGACCTGGACCGCCCGCAGCTGGTGGCGGTCTCGGCCGGCTCGAACCGGTCGAAGGGCGACCAGGACCCGTCGACCTGGAAACCGCCGGCGCAGGATGCCTGGTGCTCCTACGCCCAGGACTGGGTAACTGTGAAGAGCTACTACAAGCTCAACGTCACCCAGAAGGAGAAGGACGCCTTGAAGGACATGCTGGGAACCTGCTGA
- a CDS encoding GatB/YqeY domain-containing protein: MGTLKDRLNDDLHAAMKSRDELITSTLRMALSAVRTAEVAGDEARELSDDEVLAVLTREAKKRREAATAFAGAGRVDQAAKETAEGEVLDRYLPKQLTDAEIAEIVGGALAAGGFTGKAQMGPAMKAAQAAVAGRAEGGRVAAEVRRRLA, from the coding sequence ATGGGAACGCTGAAAGACCGCCTGAACGATGACCTGCACGCCGCGATGAAGTCCCGGGACGAACTGATCACCTCGACGCTGCGGATGGCCCTGTCCGCGGTGCGGACCGCCGAGGTCGCCGGCGACGAGGCCCGGGAGCTCTCCGACGACGAGGTGCTGGCGGTGCTGACCAGGGAGGCGAAGAAGCGTCGCGAGGCGGCCACCGCGTTCGCCGGCGCGGGCCGGGTCGACCAGGCGGCCAAGGAGACGGCCGAGGGCGAGGTCCTCGACCGGTACCTGCCGAAGCAGCTGACCGACGCGGAGATCGCCGAGATCGTGGGCGGGGCGCTGGCGGCCGGTGGCTTCACCGGCAAGGCGCAGATGGGCCCGGCGATGAAGGCCGCTCAGGCGGCCGTGGCGGGGCGTGCGGAGGGCGGCCGGGTGGCTGCCGAGGTGCGCCGCCGGCTCGCCTGA
- a CDS encoding aspartate-semialdehyde dehydrogenase has protein sequence MARPTLAVVGATGSVGTVMLDLLSSRRDVWGEIRLVASARSAGKSLTCRGETLEVRALTAEVFDGVDVAMFDVPDDVAAHWAPIAVSRGAVVVDNSAQFRMEPDVPLVVPEINRDMLGYRPRGIVSSANCTVAAMIMAVAPLHYEYGLRELVLATYQSASGVGQIGVDTLHDQLTKVAGDRLLGSRPGNVRQAVGDDLGPFPAPLALNVVPWAGDLGPLGWSAEELKLRNETRKILGIGALKVSATCVRVPVVTGHSVAVHAVFAAEVTADGARQVLRNAPGVILVDDPEAGEFPMPIDAVGTDPSWVGRIRRAMDDPRALDFFVTGDNMRKGAALNTVQTAELLAAELSK, from the coding sequence ATGGCGCGGCCCACGCTCGCCGTCGTCGGAGCCACCGGTTCCGTCGGGACCGTCATGCTCGACCTGCTCTCGTCCCGGCGTGACGTCTGGGGCGAGATTCGGCTGGTCGCTTCGGCACGGTCCGCCGGCAAGTCACTGACCTGCCGAGGCGAGACCCTTGAGGTACGGGCGTTGACCGCCGAGGTCTTCGACGGCGTCGACGTGGCGATGTTCGACGTGCCCGACGACGTGGCCGCGCACTGGGCGCCGATCGCGGTGTCCCGGGGCGCCGTCGTGGTCGACAACTCCGCCCAGTTCCGGATGGAACCGGACGTGCCGCTCGTCGTGCCCGAGATCAACCGCGACATGCTCGGGTACCGCCCGCGCGGCATCGTCTCCAGCGCGAACTGCACGGTCGCCGCGATGATCATGGCGGTGGCCCCGCTGCACTACGAGTACGGCCTGCGCGAGCTGGTGCTGGCGACCTACCAGTCCGCCTCCGGGGTCGGCCAGATCGGCGTGGACACGCTGCACGACCAGCTGACCAAGGTGGCCGGTGACCGGCTGCTCGGGTCGCGGCCGGGGAACGTACGGCAGGCGGTCGGCGACGACCTCGGGCCGTTCCCGGCCCCGCTGGCGCTGAACGTGGTGCCGTGGGCCGGCGATCTGGGGCCGCTCGGCTGGTCCGCCGAGGAGCTCAAGCTCCGCAACGAGACCCGCAAGATCCTCGGGATCGGCGCGCTGAAGGTCTCCGCGACCTGCGTCCGGGTGCCGGTGGTGACCGGGCACTCGGTCGCCGTGCACGCGGTCTTCGCCGCCGAGGTGACCGCGGACGGCGCCCGCCAGGTGCTGCGCAACGCGCCCGGCGTGATCCTGGTCGACGACCCGGAGGCCGGCGAGTTCCCGATGCCGATCGACGCGGTCGGCACCGACCCGTCCTGGGTCGGCCGGATCCGGCGGGCGATGGACGACCCACGCGCCCTGGACTTCTTCGTGACCGGCGACAACATGCGCAAGGGCGCCGCCCTCAACACGGTCCAGACCGCCGAGCTTCTCGCCGCCGAACTGAGCAAGTGA
- a CDS encoding beta-N-acetylhexosaminidase — MPTRMLFRMVVAAGLVLAATTGSAAHRPPPATTLGSVIPVPVEVVPSKSDPFRLTAATVLTATGAATPVAEQLAAILRPATGYPFPVRPADGTDGNAVDLRINTVTDPWLGAEGYRLEIDSTAVALRANGPAGLFAGVQTLRQLVPPAIEATTVRHQDWAIPAGVIRDRPRFAYRGAMLDLARHFHPPADVKRYVDELSRLKINYLHLHLADDQGWRIEIDGWPRLTTVGGGPGTGVRGIGGGYLTQDDYRDLVDYAARRFVTIVPEIDMPGHVNAAQVAYPELTCDGVAPRPRIDIRVGYSSLCAGKEVTYRFAEDVIRQLAALTPGPYLHLGGDEAMSTPHTDYLAFEQRVLPLVAKYGKTATGWEEIANAPAATDAVIQYWAVTRDRPSVAAAARGGAKVILSPADRTYLDMQYDLLTPGGLHWAGTIEMRTAYDWDPATWAHGVPSSAVLGVEGPLWSETLRDYDDVEFHAFPRMAAIAELGWSPWATHDWISFRDRLGGYGERWIRRDVHFYRSPEVRWS; from the coding sequence GTGCCTACCCGAATGCTGTTCCGGATGGTCGTCGCGGCGGGCCTGGTGCTGGCCGCGACGACCGGCTCGGCGGCGCACCGGCCACCGCCCGCGACGACGCTGGGCAGCGTGATCCCGGTTCCGGTCGAGGTCGTACCGTCGAAATCTGATCCTTTTCGGCTCACCGCGGCCACCGTGCTCACCGCGACCGGTGCCGCGACGCCGGTCGCCGAGCAGCTCGCCGCGATCCTGCGCCCGGCCACCGGCTATCCGTTCCCGGTCCGCCCGGCCGACGGGACCGATGGGAACGCCGTCGACCTGCGGATCAACACCGTCACCGACCCGTGGCTGGGTGCCGAGGGCTATCGGCTGGAGATCGACAGCACGGCCGTGGCGCTGCGCGCCAACGGCCCGGCCGGGCTCTTCGCCGGCGTGCAGACCCTGCGCCAGCTGGTCCCGCCGGCGATCGAAGCGACGACGGTACGACACCAGGACTGGGCCATTCCCGCCGGCGTGATCCGGGACCGGCCGCGGTTCGCGTACCGCGGCGCGATGCTCGACCTGGCCCGGCACTTCCACCCGCCGGCCGACGTGAAGCGCTACGTCGACGAGCTCAGCCGCCTGAAGATCAACTATCTGCACCTGCACCTCGCCGACGACCAGGGCTGGCGGATCGAGATCGACGGCTGGCCCCGGCTGACCACGGTCGGCGGCGGGCCGGGCACCGGGGTGCGCGGGATCGGCGGCGGCTACCTGACCCAGGACGACTATCGGGACCTGGTCGACTACGCGGCGCGGCGGTTCGTGACGATCGTCCCGGAGATCGACATGCCCGGGCACGTGAACGCGGCCCAGGTGGCGTACCCGGAGCTGACCTGCGACGGGGTGGCGCCGCGGCCGCGGATCGACATCCGGGTCGGGTACAGCTCGCTCTGCGCCGGCAAGGAGGTCACGTACCGGTTCGCCGAGGACGTGATCCGCCAGCTCGCCGCGCTGACCCCGGGCCCCTACCTGCACCTGGGCGGGGACGAGGCGATGTCCACCCCGCACACCGACTACCTGGCGTTCGAGCAGCGGGTGCTGCCGCTGGTCGCGAAGTACGGAAAGACCGCGACCGGCTGGGAGGAGATCGCGAACGCGCCCGCGGCGACGGACGCGGTGATCCAGTACTGGGCGGTCACCCGGGACCGGCCCTCGGTCGCCGCGGCGGCGCGGGGCGGGGCGAAGGTGATCCTGTCCCCGGCCGACCGCACCTACCTGGACATGCAGTACGACCTGCTCACCCCGGGCGGGCTGCACTGGGCGGGGACGATCGAGATGCGGACCGCGTACGACTGGGACCCGGCGACCTGGGCGCACGGCGTCCCGTCGAGCGCGGTGCTGGGGGTGGAGGGGCCGCTCTGGTCGGAGACCCTGCGCGACTACGACGACGTGGAGTTCCACGCGTTCCCGCGGATGGCGGCGATCGCCGAGCTGGGCTGGTCACCGTGGGCGACGCACGACTGGATCTCGTTCCGGGACCGGCTCGGTGGGTACGGCGAGCGATGGATCCGCCGGGACGTGCACTTCTACCGGTCGCCCGAGGTCAGATGGTCCTGA